One Pseudorasbora parva isolate DD20220531a chromosome 4, ASM2467924v1, whole genome shotgun sequence genomic region harbors:
- the LOC137073242 gene encoding ubiquitin-conjugating enzyme E2 A-like translates to MSTPARRRLMRDFKRLQEDPPAGVSGAPSENNIMVWNAVIFGPEGTPFEDGTFKLTVEFTEEYPNKPPTVRFISKMFHPNVYADGSICLDILQNRWSPTYDVSSILTSIQSLLDEPNPNSPANSQAAQLYQENKREYEKRVSAIVEQSWRDS, encoded by the exons ATGTCTACTCCAGCACGAAGGCGACTCATGAGGGATTTTAAAAG ACTTCAAGAGGATCCTCCAGCCGGTGTTAGCGGTGCACCGTCAGAAAACAATATCATGGTATGGAATGCAGTGATATTTGG aCCAGAAGGAACTCCCTTTGAAGATG gtACATTCAAACTGACAGTAGAATTCACAGAAGAATACCCAAACAAACCACCCACAGTTAGAttcatttcaaaaatgtttcaccCTAATG TATATGCAGATGGAAGCATATGTCTTGACATTCTACAAAACCGTTGGAGTCCAACTTATGACGTGTCATCAATTCTTACCTCAATCCAG TCTTTGCTTGATGAACCAAATCCCAACAGTCCAGCTAACAGCCAAGCAGCTCAACTTTACCAGGAGAACAAACGGGAGTATGAGAAGCGTGTGTCCGCTATTGTTGAGCAGAGCTGGAGGGACAGTTGA